The genomic window ATGGCTGCAGTACTGCTTTGCGATCTTCGGAGATCTGCTTAAAATCAAATGATTTGACGGTATTCTCAATTTGTGGATATAACATACTTTTTTGGCTGTAAAGGGTTATTGATTATCTGTTTATTGATTAGCAGCATCCTCCGCCCGGAGTGCATGAATTAGCATTGTCAGTATTTAACTGAGATAATTTTACTTTAGGCTTGTCTGATGGAATACCGCACTGCTCCTGAGCAAGGCAGGCTGTCTGTTTGTTAAGTAGAGTGAAGTTTTTACCGTTAAAATCCAAATCGTATTTGCCGATAGTAGTGTTCTGGTACTCCACTTCAATTTCATGGTCTTCAATTCCCAATACTTTTTCTGAAAGCTCAATGATGTGGATCAGTTTCTGAGGTTTAAGCCTGTGCTCGTAGTCATTGGCATCCCAAAGCTGGAAGTTTACAACTGTTTCTTTTCTTACTGTTCCTCCGCAGTCGATGAAGTTTTTGGTAACCAAGCCTACTTCAGTTACGTGAAAATATTCCGGTACAAATGTGCCGTCCGGCAGTTCAAAATTTACAGCTTCTACTGTTTTAAGCACTTCTTTAATTTCTGAAAGTTTCATAATTTTTTATATTTAGTTAAACTATATTTTTATTAATTAATAACGGAGCTTCTTCTTTCAAGAAGCGCAGTATCTCTCCAGATACCATTTTGTTTTCCGATTTTCTCCCTTGTTCCAAGTATCCTGAAACCTGCTTTTTCATGGATACGGAGACTTGCCGTGTTCTCAGGAAAGATTCCTGCCTGAAGCGTCCAGATTCCTTCTGTTTCGCTCTGTCGGACAAGTTCATTTAAAAGGGTAAGCCCGACTCCTTTTCCTGAATGTGCTGGATCCACATATACGCTCACTTCTGCAACGCCTGCATAAACGCAGCGTGAAGAAACAGGGGTAAGGGCAGCCCAACCAATTACATTACCATCTTCCTGCATCACAACTCGGCAAGAGGTAAGATGTGACTGATCCCAGTCTTCCCATGAAGGGGCGCTGGTCTGGAAAGTGGCATTGCCGGTATCTATTCCTTTTTGGTAGAT from Flavobacterium sp. KACC 22763 includes these protein-coding regions:
- a CDS encoding DUF6428 family protein, with the translated sequence MKLSEIKEVLKTVEAVNFELPDGTFVPEYFHVTEVGLVTKNFIDCGGTVRKETVVNFQLWDANDYEHRLKPQKLIHIIELSEKVLGIEDHEIEVEYQNTTIGKYDLDFNGKNFTLLNKQTACLAQEQCGIPSDKPKVKLSQLNTDNANSCTPGGGCC
- a CDS encoding GNAT family N-acetyltransferase, encoding MLLIYKNMEIRKLSDKHWDQVKIIYQKGIDTGNATFQTSAPSWEDWDQSHLTSCRVVMQEDGNVIGWAALTPVSSRCVYAGVAEVSVYVDPAHSGKGVGLTLLNELVRQSETEGIWTLQAGIFPENTASLRIHEKAGFRILGTREKIGKQNGIWRDTALLERRSSVIN